The following coding sequences lie in one Acropora palmata chromosome 3, jaAcrPala1.3, whole genome shotgun sequence genomic window:
- the LOC141876869 gene encoding uncharacterized protein LOC141876869 — protein sequence MHSSQAAVFFCGIFLQRFTCVACEDLNSVDYIAIGVSLTLAIVILVFLIVFYCLAQRRIAAGGNIKEMGQENPCVNGYRTGRVQGITLTSLSSTSQVPNRKPIYYNYVTYC from the exons ATGCATTCCTCCCAAGCAGCAGTGTTTTTCTGTGGGATTTTTCTTCAGCGCTTCACATGTGTCGCTTGTG AGGACCTCAATTCCGTTGATTACATCGCTATTGGTGTTTCCTTAACATTAGCAATTGTTATTTTGGTATTCCTTATTGTCTTTTACTGCCTTGCGCAACGAAGGATCGCAGCGGGTGGCAACATCAAAGAAATGGGACAA GAAAATCCGTGTGTCAATGGCTACAGAACTGGAAGAGTGCAAGGAATAACCTTAACTTCATTATCTTCTACAAGCCAAGTACCAAACAGAAAGCccatttattataattacGTGACGTACTGTTAA
- the LOC141876865 gene encoding uncharacterized protein LOC141876865 has product MGRTFLLTAVIVVNAIVLSRSFVAGLANSSQVMENGDIAHFVCHAGNVTDLIKWEKDGKEVKDGKEGVAIVTCNSSSHLLVAVANNRRGRYSCTIASEVKQSFELEAKEEAKEERKLSVVDKVAIGVGISLSFILFSLLLFFLLRGQRRLRENLVKKNSTVSVNAEVNTATEDDTHF; this is encoded by the exons ATGGGAAGAACATTTTTATTGACTGCAGTGATTGTTGTCAATGCTATCGTTCTTTCCAGAAGCTTTGTAGCAG GTTTAGCAAACTCAAGCCAAGTTATGGAAAATGGTGACATAGCGCACTTCGTCTGTCACGCAGGTAACGTTACGGACCTCATAAAGTGGGAAAAAGACGGGAAGGAAGTAAAAGATGGAAAAGAAGGTGTCGCTATAGTAACCTGCAACAGTAGCAGTCATTTGCTTGTGGCAGTAGCAAACAACAGGCGAGGGAGATACAGTTGCACCATCGCGAGTGAAGTAAAACAAAGTTTTGAATTAGAAG CTAAGGAGGAAGCTaaggaggaaagaaaattgagcGTGGTTGATAAAGTTGCGATTGGTGTTGGCATTTCATTGTCCTTTATACTTTTTTCGTTGCTGCTGTTTTTCCTATTGAGAGGACAAAGACGTCTGCGAGAGAATTTGGTAAAAAAGAATTCAACAGTGAGCGTGAATGCAGAG GTGAACACTGCCACTGAAGACGATACGCATTTCTGA